CGCCCGAACCGGCGGTGGCCTTCACGATGTACTTGGCGTTATGCCGACGGGGAGCGACCAGCGGTAGCAGTTGCCTCGACCGCCGAGCACGGCGTTCGAGCCGCTCGAGTTGTCCTGCGCCAGCACCGAGGAGCCCATCGGGATCGGGGTCAGCGCGACGAGGCTGATGTCGAGCTCGGTGATCCCCGCGCCGACGCCGACGATCGTGTAGCACTTGCCGGGCATCAGCTGGATCTGCTGCTCGAGGGTCTGTCCGGCGCTGAACTGCCCCGCGATCGGCCCTCCCTCCTTCGTCATGCCGGGCGCCTCGGTCGCAGCGAGGTTGTTCAGCGGGATCGTCGCGGCGGAGGCGAGGTTGGGATCGATCGCCGACGCGCTGCCGGAGCTGCTCCCGCCGCTCGGGGCCGGCTGCTGCCCGCCGGTCTGCTGGCCAGGGATCGGGAACGGCCAGGGAAAGCCGCCAGGCTGCGCCGTCGGAGCGGGCTGCGTCGTCGTCGGGGCAGGCTGCGTCGGGGCGGGCTGCGTGGGGGCAGGCTGCGTCGGGGCGGGCTGCTGGTACCCGGGCTGCTGATACCCCGGCTGCTGGTACCCGGGCTGCTGATACCCCGGCTGCTGGTACCCGGGCTGCTGATATCCAGGCTGCTGGTACCCGGGCTGCTGATACCCGGGCTGCTGATACCCGGGCTGCTGGTAGTAGCCGGGCGGGGGCTGGTTCGCGTAGCTCGGCGGCGTGGACGCCTCCCGCTGTTGACAACCAGCAGCGAGGGCGACGGTGAGGACCAGGGCGGGCAGGACGCCAATCGTACGGAGCAAAAGAACCTCCTCGAATTTCCGGCAGAACGCCGCGTTCAATCTCACTGACGGGCTCGCGACGCAACGGGTGGCTCGCGGGGAGCTCCCCGGCGCGCCCCCCGAAGCCCGCTCAACCGAGCTCCAGGTCCGTCCGCCGGATGTCGCTTTGGACGTGGCACGCCCTCGCTTTCATCGCGCCCATCCGACGGATTGATGCTGTTTCTGCCATGATTTCCCGGGTTATTGCGGCCAGGCGCGGCTGGCCGGGGCCAAAAAGTGAGGTAGCCTACGGCATGACCGACCACGGCTCCCGAGCGAAGCTCGATCGTCCCGGAGAGTTTGCTCAGTGGTTCCTGGAACGAGAGATGCTGGCGAGCGCCGGCATGGGGATCGCGGCCGACAGGGCGCGGCTGCACCTCGGACGCGCGGTCACGTTCCTGGAGCAGGGGATGCTGCGCGAGTCGCTGGTGGAGGCGAACTCGGCCGCGTACCTCGATCAGGCGATCCGACCCGAGGCGCTGCTCATTGCGCGCATGTGCATCCTGCGGGAGTTCGTGGGCGAGCCCGGCGGCTGAGCGGCGCGGCGGCGCGAGGGGGCGAACGCCCGCGCCGGCTTGCCTGCGGGCTTGCGCCGCCGGCGCAGCCGCGCAAGACGCCTCGCACATAGCCCCCGCCCTCTGGCGGGTGTATGAGCGCCGCGAGCACAGCTGTCCCAACGAGGGGTCCGCGGCGTGCGGCAGGGCTGTGCGCGAGGAGGCCGCAGATGACGGTGACGGGTAGGTCGTTGGGTTCAGCAGTGCTCCTGGCTCTCTGGGCGGCAGCGCTGGGCTGCGGCGGCAGCAGCAAGGAGTCGGAGTTCGCGGACGACGCCCCGGACGCGGGGACGCCGCCGCCCCCGCAGCCGACAGCGTCCGTGCCGCCCCCGGACGCCGGCCTGCCCCCGGTCGCGGCGCCCACGGTGGCACCCTGCGATGGAGTCCAGTCGCTCGCGATGACCACCATGTTCCAGGGCCGCGCCGCCGGCGAGGCGCCGAAGATGCAGCCGGAAGGGGCGCCCGTCTGCAGCGTGGTGCCCGAGGGACAGACGGCCTCGGGGCAGACCTTCATGCTCCAGCCCGGCTATTGCTATACGTTCCTGGCGCAGGCGCTCCCCACCGTCACCGAGGTGGACATCCAGCTGGAGCTCGATCTGAACGCCGGAGGGCAGCCAGGGCTCGCTGCGTTCAACCTGAAACCGGTGCTCGCCGTCGACTCGGACACCGGCCCGACAGCCGCCATCGGAGCCAAGCAGAGCTGCTACCAATGGCCGTTCCCCATCGCGGCGACGGCCAAGCTGGTTGTCAAGGCGCGCACCGGCTCGGGACCGGTGGCGGCGCAGGCCTACAGCCGCAAGAAGTGAGCTGACCTCGCCGCGGGGGCGGCGGCGGCATCAATCCGCCCGGCCCCCCGGCGGCGGCGCGCGTTGCCGGCACGCGACGCGGGCCGCCCCGCTGCGCGCTGGACGCCCTTCCGCCGCCCCGGCGATGGTGCGCCGAGGCCATGGAGCAAGAACGGCCACGTCGCCGTGGCCGCCCTGCGCTCCGCTGGGAGATCCCGTAAGACTACAGGAGCGCGTCCTTGATGGCCTTGATCGGCCGAGCGCGGACCGACTTGCTCGCCGGCTTCGCGGCAAAGGTCATCGGCTGCTTGGTAAACGGGTTGATCCCCTGGCGCGCCTTCGTCGCAGGGCGCTTGACCACCCGGAACTTCGCGAAGCCGGGCAGCGTGAACACGCCCGACTTCTTGAGCTCGCGATGACCGATCGTGATGAGGGACTCGAGAACGTTCTTCACCTGCTTGCGGCTCAGCTCATCACCGGCAGCTTCGGTGATGGCCTGGATCAGGCCGCTCTTGCTCAACGTCTTCTTCGCGCCGCCCCCGGCCGTCTTCTTACTTGCCATGGCACTCTCCTCGGACATGAGCTCGCGCGCGACACCTCGCCGCGCACAGCCTCAGTGAACCTTACACACGACACAGGACAAAAAAAGACAAAAATGCGGGGAGAAATAGCGATTTCTGAGACGGGGCATCGCGCGGACCCCTGAAAGACCGCGCCGGAGCGGTGCGCCAGAGGGGGAACCAGCCGCCGGGAAGGGCGGCGGCGCGGCGCCATCGCGGGCCGGAGAGCGTCAAAAAACGCCTGGAGTGGCGCGGTTTTGCACGCTCCACGTCATGCGCGCGCCGCCTGGGGCGGCCGCGCAGGCGGCCGCCGCGACCTGGGCATACCCGCGGAGACGCGCGGGACAAGCCCTCAGCCGGCGCGCAGCTCGTCGAGGAGCGCCCGGGCTGCCTCGAGCGAGCCGTCCTCCGAGACGGACTTGTCGAGCATCAAGCGCGCTTTCCGGCGGTCACCGGCCGCGAGCGCCATCGCCCCGAGGTGGTAATAGGCGAGCGCCCGCGCGGCGGGCGTCGTGCCTCCCTCGCCGGGCTCGGGGGAAATCTTCATCAGGGTGACCGCGCGGTAAGCGCGCGCGGCGATGTCCTCTTCCCCCAGCCCGAGCGCGCTCTCGCCGAGCTCCATGGCGAGCTCGCCGTTCTGAGGATCGTTTTCGAGCGCCCTCGTGAGCGCCGTGAGCGACTCGTGCAGATTCCCCTCGGCGTCCTCGATGCGCGCGACGCGGTGGTAGACGGCGCCGAGGTGCCGCGAGCGGCGCCCCTTGGCAGCCACGATGAGCTCGGCGGTGACCGCGCGCGCCTCCCTCGAGTCGCCCGCGGCGATCAGCGCGTCGACGAGCAGCAGGGCGACCTCGTTATCTTCCGGGCGCAGGGAGCGCGCCTCCCGGAGCGCCGCGGCCGCCTGCGCGGCGTCGCCGACGTCGAGCAGCAGGCGGCCGGAGGCGACGAGGAGCGTGAAGCGGCCGGCCACGTCGGAGGCCGCGGCGGCGTCCTCGAGCGTGATGGCGGCGAGCTCGCGGTTCGCGCCGATCTCGGCGTAGAGCGCGCGCAGGCGGTCGCGGATCTCGGCGTTGCCCGGCGCGGCGCGGAGCGCGCGCTCGAGCCCGCCGCGGGCGTCGCCCAGGTGGCCCGCGCGCGCGCACGCGCCGGCCAGGAGGAGCGCCGTCGCGACGAGGGCGTCGCCCTCCTCGAGCGCGATGAGCCTGCGGTAGACGGCGCTCGCGGCGTCCCACCGCGCGGCGGACTCCTCGAGGCCGGCGAGCGCCTTGAGCGCAGCGCGGTCCTTGGAGTCGGCGTGGAGCAGATCGCCGAGGTGGGCGCGCGCGCGCTCGACGTCGCCCGAGCGCGCGAGGATCTCGGCGAGGCGCAGCCGGAGCGCGCGCGGCGAGGCGGCGCCCGCCCCCTCCGCCGCGGCCTCGCTGGGCGCGCCCGCGGCCTCGGCCTCGGCGGACCGCGCCGCCGCGCGCGCGAGCGCCCGCTCGAGCTCGGCGACGAGCTCGGCGGCGTACTCGGCGCCGCCGAGCGCGTAGGCGCGCTCGAGATCGGCGAGGGCGCGATCGCCCTGGCCGAGCGCGCCGTGGACCTCGGCCCGCGCGCGGTGGAGCCACGGGTCGTCCGGGCTCGCCTCGAGCGTCGCCGTGAGCGCGCGGGCCGCGCGGGCGTGGTCGGAGACCGCGCCGCACGCGTCGATGAGCGCGATCAAGACGTCGCGATCCCCGGGCGCGACGCGGAGGGCGCGCTCGAGGAGCTCGGCCGCCGCCGCGGCGTCGCCCGCGCGATCGCGGAGGATCTCGGCGGCGCGGCAGAGCGACTCGACGCGCGCCTCGTCGGCGTCGGCGACGTGCGCCGTGAGCACGTGGAGCTCGGCGAGGGCGTGCCAGGCCTCGCGGGCCGCGTAGCGCGACGCGAGCTCCTCGCGGAGCCGGTCGTTCGTGGGGCAGACGGCGTACCCGGCCTTGAGGGCGGCCTCCGCCGCGGCGTCGT
The DNA window shown above is from Sorangium aterium and carries:
- a CDS encoding HU family DNA-binding protein, which gives rise to MASKKTAGGGAKKTLSKSGLIQAITEAAGDELSRKQVKNVLESLITIGHRELKKSGVFTLPGFAKFRVVKRPATKARQGINPFTKQPMTFAAKPASKSVRARPIKAIKDALL